A window from Planococcus maritimus encodes these proteins:
- a CDS encoding MFS transporter, which translates to MKKTILLLMSVQFFVYLGFGLIIPILPEVIVQQGYADIHVGGLITIYALSSFFTAPLWGRLSDRTGRKKLILTGLAGFALSFFLFSLFLDNLALLYMSRIIGGLFSGALYTAVTGYVADITTDEERNKYMGLLGMSIGLGFIFGPAIGGLLGAVSLSLPFTASAVLVLLLMVYASIVLKEPVRRGEAVKRKLVPEGATALWQYRIRYLFLFSFMVTFLLAGLESTFQLFQIDQIEITPLQLGYLFMASGFVDAAIQGGVVRRVKNGTETKWIIGAQIVTALGLVLLPFTTSLVFAGVALSIFTAGNALARTVLVSLTSKEAGGKYGTAAGMTYSMDNLGRIIGPLFFTWLLTMQSGAIYYLSGALAIFSIILIVLFRASKKSLRYTETQAEQTPA; encoded by the coding sequence ATGAAGAAAACCATTTTATTGCTCATGTCCGTTCAGTTTTTTGTTTACCTTGGTTTCGGCTTAATCATCCCCATCCTTCCCGAAGTCATCGTTCAGCAAGGCTATGCGGATATCCACGTTGGGGGACTAATCACGATATATGCCCTTTCGTCTTTTTTTACCGCACCGCTATGGGGCAGATTGTCCGACCGCACCGGCCGTAAAAAGCTGATTTTAACCGGGCTTGCTGGCTTCGCGCTCAGCTTTTTCCTGTTCTCTCTGTTTCTCGATAATCTCGCTCTATTGTATATGTCGCGCATCATCGGCGGCTTGTTCTCAGGGGCGCTTTATACAGCCGTTACAGGTTATGTCGCAGATATCACGACAGACGAAGAACGCAATAAATACATGGGTCTCCTCGGCATGTCTATCGGTCTCGGCTTTATCTTCGGCCCAGCGATCGGCGGCTTGCTTGGCGCAGTGTCCCTGTCTTTGCCGTTCACCGCTTCCGCTGTACTCGTGCTGTTGTTGATGGTCTATGCAAGCATTGTCTTAAAAGAACCGGTTCGCCGAGGCGAAGCAGTCAAACGCAAGCTGGTCCCTGAAGGTGCCACTGCGCTTTGGCAATACCGAATCCGTTATCTATTCCTGTTTTCGTTCATGGTGACGTTTCTGCTTGCAGGTTTGGAGTCGACATTCCAATTGTTCCAAATCGACCAAATTGAGATCACGCCGCTCCAGCTCGGGTACTTGTTCATGGCATCCGGCTTTGTGGATGCTGCGATCCAAGGCGGCGTTGTCCGGCGCGTGAAAAATGGGACGGAGACGAAATGGATCATCGGGGCACAGATTGTCACGGCTCTTGGCCTGGTGCTATTGCCGTTTACGACCAGCCTGGTATTCGCCGGTGTCGCACTCAGCATCTTCACTGCCGGCAACGCCCTCGCGCGAACGGTTCTCGTTTCGCTCACTTCAAAAGAAGCGGGCGGCAAGTACGGGACCGCTGCCGGCATGACCTACTCGATGGACAATCTCGGCCGCATTATCGGCCCGCTGTTTTTTACTTGGCTACTGACAATGCAATCCGGTGCTATCTATTACCTTTCCGGAGCACTGGCCATTTTCAGCATCATCTTGATTGTCCTGTTCAGAGCTTCGAAAAAATCTTTGCGCTACACAGAAACTCAAGCCGAGCAGACGCCGGCATAG
- a CDS encoding DUF5658 family protein has translation MSKPLTTPLKKPIGALAVLNLVDGILTYWGLLAGAIEEANPLLSGLSPLAVFTVKLLLSVCLAAFLFTSLVRLESRPWRYFLLAANIVYGGILLLHVIWITFYYL, from the coding sequence ATGTCCAAACCACTAACAACACCGTTGAAAAAACCAATCGGGGCATTAGCTGTATTGAATTTAGTAGATGGGATTTTGACCTATTGGGGGCTGCTTGCAGGAGCGATTGAAGAAGCGAATCCTTTGCTTAGCGGATTGTCGCCGCTTGCGGTCTTTACGGTTAAACTTTTGTTATCGGTTTGCCTTGCCGCGTTTCTCTTTACCTCACTTGTGCGACTCGAATCCCGGCCCTGGCGTTATTTTCTTTTGGCGGCCAATATCGTTTATGGCGGCATATTGCTGCTTCATGTGATTTGGATCACTTTTTATTATCTATAA